Proteins encoded within one genomic window of Micromonospora halotolerans:
- a CDS encoding sensor histidine kinase, translating into MTTRAALLRRAERHTPLLLAALVAASTWASATGALGVRSPLPRLLVLVVALASGAAAVAARRWPLVAAAAVGWLVLAAAPAAVLASWRAGVALRGRRLAAYLLGAGVVALLGVAVGVAVGGERRLTTATGANAAALFVWVVVFPLVAGLWIGARRDTLAALRDRAERVEREQEAHADRVRAEERARIAREMHDVVAHRVSLMVVHAGALEVTAAEPATVEAAALIRSTGRAALTDLREVLGVLRQRAGDGTPLPPTGLDAVDELIRESRAAGLRVDRRDEGTPGPVPGGVARTVHRVVQEGLTNVRKHAPAAAVTVRLRHLPDGIEAVVRNGPSARPGAALPGAGLGLVGLRERVELAGGRLSAGPTDDGGFLLRALVPMADLT; encoded by the coding sequence GTGACCACCCGCGCCGCCCTGCTGCGGCGGGCCGAGCGGCACACGCCGCTCCTGCTCGCCGCGCTGGTGGCCGCCAGCACCTGGGCGTCGGCCACCGGCGCCCTGGGCGTCCGCTCGCCGCTGCCCCGCCTGCTGGTGCTGGTCGTGGCGCTGGCCTCGGGCGCCGCAGCCGTCGCGGCCCGCCGCTGGCCGCTGGTCGCCGCGGCGGCCGTCGGCTGGCTCGTCCTGGCCGCCGCGCCGGCCGCCGTCCTGGCCTCCTGGCGGGCGGGGGTCGCGCTGCGCGGTCGGCGCCTCGCCGCGTACCTGCTCGGTGCGGGAGTCGTCGCCCTGCTCGGGGTGGCTGTCGGCGTCGCGGTCGGCGGGGAGCGCCGGCTGACCACCGCCACCGGGGCCAACGCCGCGGCGCTCTTCGTCTGGGTGGTGGTCTTCCCGCTGGTCGCCGGCCTGTGGATCGGCGCCCGGCGGGACACGCTGGCCGCCCTGCGGGACCGCGCCGAACGCGTGGAACGCGAGCAGGAGGCGCACGCCGACCGGGTGCGCGCCGAGGAGCGGGCCCGGATCGCCCGGGAGATGCACGACGTGGTGGCGCACCGGGTCTCGCTCATGGTGGTGCACGCCGGGGCGCTGGAGGTGACCGCCGCCGAGCCGGCCACCGTCGAGGCGGCCGCCCTGATCCGCTCCACCGGCCGGGCGGCCCTCACCGACCTGCGCGAGGTGCTGGGCGTGCTGCGCCAGCGGGCCGGCGACGGCACGCCGCTCCCCCCGACCGGCCTGGACGCGGTCGACGAGCTGATCCGGGAGTCGCGGGCGGCGGGCCTGCGGGTGGACCGGCGGGACGAGGGGACGCCCGGGCCGGTGCCCGGCGGGGTGGCCCGGACCGTGCACCGGGTTGTCCAGGAGGGGCTGACCAACGTCCGCAAGCACGCCCCGGCCGCGGCGGTCACCGTCCGCCTGCGGCACCTGCCCGACGGGATCGAGGCCGTCGTCCGCAACGGGCCGTCCGCCCGGCCCGGCGCCGCCCTGCCCGGCGCGGGGCTCGGCCTGGTGGGGCTGCGCGAGCGGGTCGAGCTGGCCGGCGGGCGGCTGTCGGCCGGCCCGACCGACGACGGCGGTTTCCTGCTGCGGGCGCTGGTGCCGATGGCGGACCTCACATGA
- a CDS encoding DedA family protein, which translates to MDSVLDLLHQTMSSPWVYLALFAVAVVDGFFPVVPSETAVITAGVFAVTGQPDLPLVVVVAALGALIGDHVSYAIGRHGGGRLLARLPAAVPAPQVAGRSGRGGRRRAALERARRGITARGGLILIVARYVPGGRTAVTLTMGAVRFPRRRFLLFDALAAVSWAIYSALVGYLGGLAFERDPVRGLLLGLGLALTLTAVVETVRWARGRRVRARVSRPAGAR; encoded by the coding sequence ATGGATTCCGTGCTCGACCTGCTCCACCAGACCATGTCCTCGCCCTGGGTCTACCTGGCGCTGTTCGCCGTCGCGGTGGTCGACGGCTTCTTCCCGGTGGTGCCGAGCGAGACCGCCGTGATCACGGCCGGGGTGTTCGCCGTGACCGGCCAGCCCGACCTGCCGCTGGTGGTCGTGGTGGCCGCGCTCGGCGCGCTGATCGGCGACCACGTGTCGTACGCGATCGGCCGTCACGGCGGCGGCCGGCTGCTGGCCCGGCTCCCGGCGGCCGTTCCCGCTCCTCAGGTGGCGGGCCGGAGCGGTCGTGGCGGCCGGCGGCGGGCCGCGCTGGAGCGGGCCCGGCGGGGCATCACGGCGCGTGGCGGACTGATCCTCATCGTGGCGCGGTACGTCCCGGGTGGACGGACGGCGGTCACCCTCACCATGGGTGCGGTCCGGTTTCCCCGGCGGCGGTTCCTGCTCTTCGACGCGCTGGCCGCCGTGTCCTGGGCGATCTACTCGGCGCTGGTCGGCTACCTGGGTGGGCTCGCCTTCGAGCGGGACCCGGTCCGCGGGCTGCTGCTCGGGCTGGGGTTGGCGCTGACCCTGACCGCCGTCGTGGAGACGGTGCGCTGGGCGCGCGGCCGGCGGGTGCGGGCCCGGGTCAGCCGGCCGGCGGGTGCCAGGTGA
- a CDS encoding TetR/AcrR family transcriptional regulator encodes MSSTPTFKRLPRAVREQQMLDAAVKVFSRRGFHAASMDEIADDAGISKPMVYAYLGTKEELFVACLHREGTRMMEAIAGAAAPDLPADERLWRGLRAFFGFVGAHRDGWAVLYRQARGEQPFAAELATMRGRLVEVVAGMLDHALRAKGREVGATDLEVVAYALVGATESLADWLADHPEADPEKTATRMMNVAWLGADQLLRGVTWHPPAG; translated from the coding sequence GTGTCCAGCACGCCGACCTTCAAGCGCCTACCCCGCGCCGTGCGCGAGCAGCAGATGCTCGACGCGGCGGTCAAGGTCTTCTCCCGCCGGGGCTTCCACGCGGCCAGCATGGACGAGATCGCCGACGACGCCGGCATCTCCAAGCCGATGGTCTACGCGTACCTGGGCACGAAGGAGGAGCTCTTCGTCGCCTGCCTGCACCGGGAGGGCACCCGGATGATGGAGGCCATCGCCGGGGCGGCCGCCCCCGACCTGCCCGCCGACGAGCGGCTCTGGCGCGGGCTGCGCGCCTTCTTCGGCTTCGTCGGCGCGCACCGGGACGGCTGGGCGGTGCTCTACCGGCAGGCCCGCGGTGAGCAGCCGTTCGCCGCCGAGCTGGCCACCATGCGCGGCCGGCTGGTCGAGGTGGTCGCCGGGATGCTCGACCACGCGCTGCGCGCCAAGGGCCGCGAGGTCGGCGCCACCGACCTGGAGGTCGTCGCGTACGCCCTGGTGGGCGCGACCGAGTCGCTGGCCGACTGGCTGGCCGACCACCCGGAGGCGGACCCGGAGAAGACCGCCACCCGCATGATGAACGTGGCCTGGCTCGGCGCCGACCAGCTGCTGCGCGGCGTCACCTGGCACCCGCCGGCCGGCTGA
- a CDS encoding SCP2 sterol-binding domain-containing protein encodes MSDFDPANFANVGPKEFAQLVKSTPDDKLAEIMSGDLRGKILSEVFNRMPTLFRADRAGSTNAVIHWNITGRPDGGTDTYEIVIENGTCTASETPTRDPKLTLTMGPVEFLKIVSGGGNPVMMFMTGKLKAKGDLGLAANIANLFDIPKA; translated from the coding sequence ATGAGTGACTTCGACCCGGCCAACTTCGCGAACGTCGGCCCGAAGGAGTTCGCGCAGCTGGTCAAGTCCACCCCCGACGACAAGCTCGCCGAGATCATGTCCGGCGACCTGCGCGGCAAGATCCTCAGCGAGGTCTTCAACCGGATGCCGACGCTGTTCCGGGCCGACCGGGCCGGCTCCACCAACGCGGTCATCCACTGGAACATCACCGGTCGCCCCGACGGTGGCACCGACACCTACGAGATCGTCATCGAGAACGGCACCTGCACCGCCTCGGAGACCCCGACCCGGGACCCGAAGCTCACCCTCACCATGGGCCCGGTCGAGTTCCTGAAGATCGTCTCCGGTGGTGGCAACCCGGTCATGATGTTCATGACCGGCAAGCTGAAGGCCAAGGGCGACCTGGGCCTCGCCGCCAACATCGCCAACCTGTTCGACATCCCCAAGGCCTGA
- a CDS encoding acyl-CoA dehydrogenase family protein, whose product MAEFSLDLNEEQRDLRDWVHGFAAEVVRPAAAEWDAREETPWPIIQEAAKVGLYGFEFLATCWADPTGLSLPIASEELFWGDAGIGLSIFGTSLAVAAIYGAGTPDQLVEWVPQCFGDVDQPAVAAFCTTEPEAGSDVGSMRSRAVYDEATDEWVLNGQKAYATNGGIAGVHVVTASVEPDLGSRGQAAFVVPPGTPGLTATRKLRKLGLRASHTADVFLDDVRVPGRCLLGGKEALDERLARARTGQRASGQAAMRTFELSRPTVGAQALGVARAAYEYALDYAKERVQFGRPIIENQAVAFALADMKMEIDAARLLVWRASWMGRNNRPFTAGEGSMSKLKAGEVAVSVTDRAVQLLGGAGFLRDHPVERWYRDAKIYTIFEGTSEIQRLVISRAISGMQIR is encoded by the coding sequence ATGGCCGAGTTCTCGCTCGACCTGAACGAGGAACAGCGGGACCTTCGCGACTGGGTGCACGGCTTCGCCGCCGAGGTCGTGCGCCCGGCCGCGGCCGAGTGGGACGCCCGGGAGGAGACCCCCTGGCCGATCATCCAGGAGGCAGCGAAGGTCGGCCTGTACGGCTTCGAGTTCCTCGCCACCTGCTGGGCCGACCCCACCGGGCTCTCCCTGCCGATCGCCAGCGAGGAGCTGTTCTGGGGTGACGCCGGCATCGGCCTGAGCATCTTCGGCACCTCGCTGGCCGTCGCCGCCATCTACGGCGCCGGCACCCCCGACCAGCTCGTCGAGTGGGTGCCGCAGTGCTTCGGCGACGTCGACCAGCCGGCGGTCGCCGCGTTCTGCACCACCGAGCCGGAGGCCGGCTCCGACGTCGGGTCGATGCGCTCCCGCGCGGTCTACGACGAGGCCACCGACGAGTGGGTGCTGAACGGGCAGAAGGCGTACGCCACCAACGGCGGCATCGCCGGCGTGCACGTGGTCACCGCCTCGGTCGAGCCCGACCTGGGCTCGCGGGGGCAGGCCGCGTTCGTCGTACCGCCCGGCACGCCGGGGCTCACCGCCACCCGCAAGCTGCGCAAGCTCGGGCTGCGCGCCTCGCACACCGCCGACGTCTTCCTCGACGACGTCCGGGTCCCGGGGCGCTGCCTGCTCGGCGGCAAGGAGGCGCTCGACGAGCGGCTGGCCCGGGCCCGCACCGGCCAGCGGGCCTCCGGCCAGGCGGCGATGCGCACGTTCGAACTGTCCCGCCCGACCGTCGGCGCGCAGGCGCTCGGCGTGGCCCGCGCCGCGTACGAGTACGCCCTCGACTACGCCAAGGAACGGGTCCAGTTCGGACGACCGATCATCGAGAACCAGGCGGTCGCGTTCGCGCTCGCCGACATGAAGATGGAGATCGACGCGGCCCGGCTGCTGGTCTGGCGGGCCTCCTGGATGGGTCGCAACAACCGGCCGTTCACGGCGGGCGAGGGCTCGATGTCCAAGCTCAAGGCGGGTGAGGTGGCCGTGTCCGTCACCGACCGGGCGGTCCAGCTCCTCGGCGGCGCCGGCTTCCTGCGCGACCACCCGGTCGAGCGGTGGTACCGGGACGCCAAGATCTACACCATCTTCGAGGGCACCTCCGAGATCCAGCGGCTGGTCATCTCCCGGGCCATCTCCGGCATGCAGATCCGCTGA
- a CDS encoding AMP-binding protein, translating into MDLRFIVATLTRRGLLNPGRPIRMASQLNALRRWGWSLAGELRQAAARDPGRTAVVDEHGASLTYQELLDRSERLARSMRAGLGVQSGDRVGVLCRNHHGLIEAIVAAMLLGADAVLVNTGLSAAQLATVAEEQGLRVLVHDAEFAERVLGLPADLYRIDERRQEELIAGALPGDQLKPPERDGRTIVLTSGTTGAPKGARRPTPHGFGPLVSIIDRIPLHVHDTVLIAAPIFHTWGYAALQVSFALRATIVLHRRFDPAATLAALAGQPCDALFAVPVMLQRLMEAPPPEPRPPLKVVAVSGSALPGGLATAFMDRFGDVVHNLYGSTEVSWASIAGPAELRAAPTTAGRPPHGTRVEIVDDAGEPVRDGEVGRIFVGNEMLFEGYTSGDGRERRDGLLDTGDLGRMSPEGLLFVDGRADDMIVSGGENVFPSEVEDLIARLPQVREVAVIGVPDPEYGQRLAAFLALHPGEALDPEAVREYVRHYLARFSVPRDVVFVKYLPRNATGKVLGRELRRYYA; encoded by the coding sequence TTGGACCTGCGGTTCATCGTCGCCACGCTGACCCGACGCGGACTGCTCAACCCGGGCCGCCCCATCCGGATGGCCTCCCAACTCAACGCCCTGCGCCGGTGGGGGTGGAGCCTCGCCGGCGAGCTGCGCCAGGCCGCCGCGCGCGACCCCGGGCGGACCGCCGTCGTCGACGAGCACGGCGCCTCGCTGACGTACCAGGAGCTGCTGGACCGGTCGGAACGGCTGGCCCGGTCGATGCGGGCCGGGCTCGGCGTGCAGTCCGGCGACCGGGTGGGTGTGCTCTGCCGCAACCACCACGGCCTCATCGAGGCGATCGTCGCCGCGATGCTGCTCGGCGCCGACGCCGTACTGGTCAACACCGGTCTCTCCGCGGCACAGCTGGCCACCGTGGCCGAGGAGCAGGGCCTGCGCGTGCTCGTGCACGACGCCGAGTTCGCCGAGCGGGTCCTCGGCCTTCCCGCCGACCTGTACCGGATCGACGAGCGCCGCCAGGAGGAGCTGATCGCCGGCGCGCTGCCCGGAGACCAGCTCAAGCCGCCGGAGCGGGACGGCCGCACCATCGTGCTCACCTCCGGCACCACGGGCGCTCCCAAGGGCGCCCGCCGGCCCACACCGCACGGCTTCGGCCCGCTGGTGTCCATCATCGACCGGATCCCGCTGCACGTTCACGACACCGTGCTGATCGCCGCGCCGATCTTCCACACCTGGGGGTACGCCGCCCTCCAGGTGTCGTTCGCGCTGCGCGCCACGATCGTGCTGCACCGCCGGTTCGACCCGGCCGCCACGCTGGCCGCCCTGGCCGGGCAGCCCTGCGACGCGCTCTTCGCCGTACCGGTGATGCTGCAACGGCTCATGGAGGCGCCGCCCCCCGAGCCCCGGCCACCGCTCAAGGTGGTGGCGGTCAGCGGCTCCGCCCTCCCCGGCGGCCTGGCCACCGCCTTCATGGACCGCTTCGGCGACGTCGTCCACAACCTCTACGGCTCGACCGAGGTCTCCTGGGCCTCGATCGCCGGCCCGGCCGAACTGCGCGCGGCCCCCACCACGGCGGGCCGCCCGCCGCACGGCACCCGCGTGGAGATCGTGGACGACGCCGGCGAACCGGTCCGGGACGGGGAGGTCGGCCGGATCTTCGTGGGCAACGAGATGCTCTTCGAGGGCTACACCTCGGGGGACGGCCGGGAGCGCCGCGACGGCCTGCTGGACACCGGCGACCTGGGCCGGATGAGCCCGGAAGGGCTGCTCTTCGTCGACGGGCGGGCCGACGACATGATCGTCTCCGGCGGGGAGAACGTCTTCCCGTCCGAGGTGGAGGACCTGATCGCCCGGCTGCCGCAGGTCCGCGAGGTCGCCGTGATCGGCGTTCCGGACCCGGAGTACGGCCAGCGGCTGGCCGCGTTCCTGGCCCTGCACCCCGGTGAGGCGCTCGACCCCGAGGCGGTCCGCGAGTACGTCCGGCACTACCTGGCCCGCTTCTCCGTGCCGAGGGACGTGGTGTTCGTGAAGTACCTGCCGCGCAACGCCACCGGCAAGGTGCTCGGCCGCGAACTCCGCCGCTACTACGCCTGA
- a CDS encoding N,N-dimethylformamidase beta subunit family domain-containing protein, whose translation MVRIRRRWALGLLLGGVSATALGAGEPVLSQRRTGPPTRRRTPPVQVENRAAGEPWWPRGDIRSADDRLRQIQGYASTTSLAPGESVDFHVAVNPARPFRITVHRLGWYGGAGARTMLTSPELDGTPQPVPPADPATGTIACRWPVSWTLRIPEDWTSGLYQAVFTSTDGWRACTPFVVRDDRRAAALCVVLPVTTWQAYNQWPLDGRAGKSLYNGYTAGGQRTPALRAREVSFDRPYPDAGQPIQFSRDQDAVQWLERNGYDVSYATSLDLHSGRLDPSRHRGLVFCGHDEYWSAEMRRAAEAGLAGGTSLAFLGANSVYWHIRVRPSADGRPERIVACAKTTPDPGEDAAGPTVTWRDLGIPEQALLGVQYNGIVATPQPLVVRSAKHWVWAGTGVADGDRIPGVVRGEADGVSAAAARPAGLDETLLSGSPYPARQGRQRTQSTHVYETPQRAVVFATGTLGWTMALNRRGHRDERIERATANVLDRMVGRTPVRPASPGRTGMETAGQPAVSPGATNR comes from the coding sequence ATGGTGCGAATCCGTCGGCGCTGGGCCCTGGGCCTCCTCCTCGGTGGTGTCTCGGCCACCGCGCTCGGCGCCGGCGAGCCCGTGCTGAGCCAGCGCCGCACCGGCCCGCCCACCCGCCGCCGGACGCCACCCGTCCAGGTGGAGAACCGCGCGGCGGGCGAACCCTGGTGGCCGCGCGGCGACATCCGGTCCGCCGACGACCGGCTACGGCAGATCCAGGGGTACGCCTCGACGACCAGCCTCGCCCCCGGCGAGTCCGTCGACTTCCACGTCGCGGTCAACCCGGCCCGCCCGTTCCGGATCACCGTGCACCGGCTCGGCTGGTACGGCGGCGCCGGCGCCCGGACCATGCTGACCAGCCCGGAACTCGACGGCACTCCCCAGCCGGTGCCGCCCGCCGACCCGGCCACCGGGACGATCGCCTGCCGCTGGCCGGTGTCCTGGACCCTCCGCATCCCCGAGGACTGGACCTCCGGCCTCTACCAGGCGGTCTTCACCTCCACCGACGGCTGGCGCGCGTGCACCCCGTTCGTGGTGCGCGACGACCGGCGGGCCGCCGCGCTGTGCGTGGTGCTGCCTGTGACCACCTGGCAGGCGTACAACCAGTGGCCGCTGGACGGGCGTGCCGGCAAGAGCCTCTACAACGGCTACACGGCCGGCGGGCAGCGCACCCCGGCCCTGCGGGCGCGCGAGGTGTCCTTCGACCGCCCCTACCCCGACGCGGGCCAGCCGATCCAGTTCAGCCGGGACCAGGACGCCGTCCAGTGGCTGGAGCGCAACGGCTACGACGTCAGCTACGCGACCAGCCTCGACCTGCACTCGGGGCGGCTCGACCCGTCCCGGCACCGCGGGCTGGTGTTCTGCGGGCACGACGAGTACTGGTCGGCGGAGATGCGCCGGGCCGCCGAGGCCGGGCTGGCCGGCGGCACCAGCCTCGCCTTCCTCGGCGCCAACAGCGTCTACTGGCACATCCGGGTGCGCCCCTCGGCCGACGGCCGTCCCGAGCGGATCGTGGCCTGCGCCAAGACCACCCCCGACCCCGGCGAGGACGCCGCCGGGCCGACGGTGACCTGGCGCGACCTGGGCATCCCCGAGCAGGCCCTGCTCGGCGTCCAGTACAACGGCATCGTCGCCACCCCGCAGCCGCTGGTGGTCCGGTCCGCCAAGCACTGGGTGTGGGCCGGCACCGGAGTGGCCGACGGCGACCGGATCCCCGGGGTCGTCCGGGGCGAGGCGGACGGCGTCAGCGCCGCCGCCGCCCGGCCCGCGGGGCTCGACGAGACCCTGCTCAGCGGGTCGCCGTACCCGGCTCGGCAGGGCCGGCAGCGGACGCAGAGCACCCACGTGTACGAGACGCCCCAGCGCGCGGTGGTCTTCGCCACCGGCACGCTGGGCTGGACGATGGCACTGAACCGGCGCGGCCACCGCGACGAGCGGATCGAACGGGCCACCGCCAACGTGCTCGACCGGATGGTCGGCCGCACGCCCGTCCGCCCGGCGTCGCCGGGCAGAACCGGCATGGAGACGGCGGGTCAGCCAGCGGTCTCCCCCGGCGCGACGAACCGCTGA
- the purD gene encoding phosphoribosylamine--glycine ligase yields MRVLLVGGGGREHALALGLAGDPSVSALVAAPGNPGIAGVAELRDVNGADPAAVAALAVEVAADLVVIGPEAPLVAGVADAVRAKGIAAFGPSAEAARLEGSKTFAKDVMTAAGVPTARAYTCADAESVGRALDEFGAPYVVKNDGLAAGKGVVVTDDRAAAERHAEECGRVVIEEYLAGPEVSLFVVTDGEAAVPLLPAQDFKRVGDGDTGPNTGGMGAYAPLPWAPPGLVDEVMRDVVHPTLAELRRRGTPFAGLLYVGLAITAAGPRVIEFNARFGDPETQVVLALLETPLAGLLQAAATGTLAAHPPLRWRDGAAVTVVVAAEGYPAAPRTGDVITGADRAGVIHAGTRRDPDGSLRSAGGRVLCGTATGPTLAAARDAAYELVRGIELAGSHHRSDIAAAAVDGRIDLPA; encoded by the coding sequence GTCTCGGCGCTGGTCGCGGCTCCCGGTAATCCGGGGATCGCGGGCGTGGCGGAGCTGCGGGACGTGAACGGCGCCGATCCGGCGGCGGTGGCGGCGCTCGCCGTCGAGGTGGCCGCGGACCTGGTGGTGATCGGGCCGGAGGCGCCGCTGGTGGCCGGGGTCGCCGACGCGGTGCGGGCCAAGGGCATCGCGGCGTTCGGTCCGTCGGCCGAGGCGGCCCGGCTGGAGGGCTCGAAGACCTTCGCCAAGGACGTGATGACCGCGGCCGGCGTGCCGACCGCCCGGGCGTACACCTGCGCCGACGCGGAGAGCGTCGGCAGGGCGCTGGACGAGTTCGGCGCCCCGTACGTGGTGAAGAACGACGGGCTGGCCGCCGGCAAGGGCGTCGTGGTAACCGATGACCGCGCCGCCGCCGAGCGGCACGCCGAGGAGTGCGGCCGGGTGGTGATCGAGGAGTACCTGGCCGGTCCCGAGGTCTCGCTCTTCGTGGTCACCGACGGCGAGGCCGCCGTGCCGCTGCTGCCCGCCCAGGACTTCAAGCGCGTCGGCGACGGCGACACCGGGCCGAACACCGGCGGCATGGGCGCGTACGCGCCGCTGCCCTGGGCCCCGCCCGGTCTGGTCGACGAGGTGATGCGCGACGTCGTGCACCCGACGTTGGCCGAGCTGCGCCGCCGGGGCACCCCGTTCGCCGGCCTGCTCTACGTGGGCCTGGCGATCACCGCCGCCGGCCCGCGCGTGATCGAGTTCAACGCCCGCTTCGGCGACCCGGAGACCCAGGTGGTGCTCGCCCTGCTGGAGACGCCCCTGGCCGGTCTGCTGCAGGCCGCCGCCACCGGCACGCTGGCCGCGCACCCGCCGCTGCGCTGGCGCGACGGGGCGGCGGTCACCGTCGTGGTGGCGGCTGAGGGTTATCCGGCGGCGCCGCGTACCGGTGACGTGATCACCGGCGCGGACCGCGCCGGGGTCATCCACGCCGGCACCCGCCGCGACCCCGACGGGAGCCTGCGCTCCGCCGGGGGCCGGGTCCTCTGCGGTACGGCCACCGGCCCGACCCTGGCCGCCGCGCGGGACGCCGCCTACGAGCTGGTACGCGGCATCGAGCTGGCCGGCTCGCACCACCGCTCCGACATCGCCGCGGCGGCCGTGGACGGCCGGATCGACCTTCCCGCCTGA